One Camelina sativa cultivar DH55 chromosome 3, Cs, whole genome shotgun sequence genomic window carries:
- the LOC104777999 gene encoding uncharacterized protein LOC104777999 gives MWCACYHQPLPASSVVLNRQDESLRRKQVFSVFLSSSPISLSNHQWQISNYPQTGISRLKRPNASVVPPSDSGDISTFLLVSGAMISMYLVTNFLVPSLLFKSLQGEEEEEDSD, from the exons ATGTGGTGTGCATGTTATCATCAGCCATTACCAGCCAGCTCCGTCGTCTTGAATCGGCAAGATGAGAGTCTCAGAAGAAAACAAGTGTTCTCCGTTTTCTTATCCTCATCTCCTATAAGCTTAAGTAACCATCAATGGCAAATCAGTAATTATCCCCAGACTGGGATTAGTAGACTAAAGAGACCAAACGCGAGTGTTGTGCCTCCTTCTGATTCTGGTGATATCAGTACCTTCCTCCTAGTAAG TGGAGCAATGATCTCTATGTATTTGGTAACAAATTTTCTGGTTCCATCGTTACTCTTCAAGTCGCTCcaaggtgaagaagaggaggaagactCCGATTAA
- the LOC104778002 gene encoding uncharacterized protein LOC104778002 isoform X1, translating to MPLDFTSLSNLNSLKKEWKIRVLIARTWNFYPKDKPGVILGIEAILVDAKPCDQIPNISRFNCKSFSEISMQSNVDNVFFDIIGEIVGMSQISEKDCSGQKSKLLDIQQRDLSDTIMECTLWENHAEDVHSYVTKKAAGPIILLGSLMRIKKFNGKVSVQNSRFSTKLFLDGDLSEVAEFKMQLRNRNSDDVFKVYHLMTSDLSNKVEDSFPLSSWESIDQITKNSQENTCVTFATILEFRKDKEWYYVGCTQCFKRVMPFFNLETEAVDLNKYSCDHCNKDETSTSISSCIKERERER from the exons ATGCCTCTCGATTTTACTTCTCTCTCAAAtctaaattctttaaaaaaagaatggaaGATCAGAGTTCTAATAGCCAGGACATGGAATTTTTATCCAAAAGACAAACCTGGAGTTATTTTGGGCATTGAAGCAATTCTCGTGGATGCAAAG CCGTGTGATCAGATCCCAAATATATCTCGCTTCAACTGTAAATCTTTCTCAGAGATTTCAATGCAATCTAATGTGGATAACGTATTCTTTG ATATTATTGGTGAAATTGTTGGTATGAGTCAGATTAGTGAGAAAGATTGTTCCGGACAGAAGTCAAAGCTATTGGATATTCAGCAAAGAGATCTAAG TGACACTATCATGGAGTGTACTTTATGGGAGAATCACGCTGAAGATGTACATTCTTATGTTACCAAAAAAGCTGCAGGTCCTATAATATTACTTGGGAGTCTTATGagaatcaaaaaatttaatg gtaAAGTATCTGTTCAAAATTCTAGATTCTCTACAAAGTTGTTTCTTGATGGAGACCTATCTGAGGTTGCTGAATTTAAAATGCa GCTGCGCAATAGGAACTCAGATgatgtttttaaagtttatcATCTCATGACATCTGATTTGAGCAACAAAGTTGAAGATTCTTTCCCATTAAGTAGCTGGGAATCTATTGATCAGATTACTAAAAATTCTCAG GAAAATACTTGCGTTACTTTTGCAACAATTTTGGAATTTCGAAAAGACAAGGAATGGTACTATGTTGGATGCACACAGTGTTTCAAGAGGGTCATGCCCTTTTTTAATCTAGAAACAGAAGCAGTTGACCTCAACAAGTATTCATGCGATCATTGCAACAAGGACGAAACTTCAACAAGTATAAG CTCAtgtataaaagagagagagagagaacggtGA
- the LOC104778002 gene encoding uncharacterized protein LOC104778002 isoform X3: protein MNFEVRDNFDIIGEIVGMSQISEKDCSGQKSKLLDIQQRDLSDTIMECTLWENHAEDVHSYVTKKAAGPIILLGSLMRIKKFNGKVSVQNSRFSTKLFLDGDLSEVAEFKMQLRNRNSDDVFKVYHLMTSDLSNKVEDSFPLSSWESIDQITKNSQENTCVTFATILEFRKDKEWYYVGCTQCFKRVMPFFNLETEAVDLNKYSCDHCNKDETSTSISSCIKERERER, encoded by the exons ATGAACTTTGAAGTTCGTGATAACTTTG ATATTATTGGTGAAATTGTTGGTATGAGTCAGATTAGTGAGAAAGATTGTTCCGGACAGAAGTCAAAGCTATTGGATATTCAGCAAAGAGATCTAAG TGACACTATCATGGAGTGTACTTTATGGGAGAATCACGCTGAAGATGTACATTCTTATGTTACCAAAAAAGCTGCAGGTCCTATAATATTACTTGGGAGTCTTATGagaatcaaaaaatttaatg gtaAAGTATCTGTTCAAAATTCTAGATTCTCTACAAAGTTGTTTCTTGATGGAGACCTATCTGAGGTTGCTGAATTTAAAATGCa GCTGCGCAATAGGAACTCAGATgatgtttttaaagtttatcATCTCATGACATCTGATTTGAGCAACAAAGTTGAAGATTCTTTCCCATTAAGTAGCTGGGAATCTATTGATCAGATTACTAAAAATTCTCAG GAAAATACTTGCGTTACTTTTGCAACAATTTTGGAATTTCGAAAAGACAAGGAATGGTACTATGTTGGATGCACACAGTGTTTCAAGAGGGTCATGCCCTTTTTTAATCTAGAAACAGAAGCAGTTGACCTCAACAAGTATTCATGCGATCATTGCAACAAGGACGAAACTTCAACAAGTATAAG CTCAtgtataaaagagagagagagagaacggtGA
- the LOC104778002 gene encoding uncharacterized protein LOC104778002 isoform X2 yields the protein MNFEVRDNFGEYKGTVHPYKINFMFTTWVKPCDQIPNISRFNCKSFSEISMQSNVDNVFFDIIGEIVGMSQISEKDCSGQKSKLLDIQQRDLSDTIMECTLWENHAEDVHSYVTKKAAGPIILLGSLMRIKKFNGKVSVQNSRFSTKLFLDGDLSEVAEFKMQLRNRNSDDVFKVYHLMTSDLSNKVEDSFPLSSWESIDQITKNSQENTCVTFATILEFRKDKEWYYVGCTQCFKRVMPFFNLETEAVDLNKYSCDHCNKDETSTSISSCIKERERER from the exons ATGAACTTTGAAGTTCGTGATAACTTTGGTGAGTACAAGGGAACTGTACATCCTTACAAGATTAATTTCATGTTTACTACATGGGTGAAGCCGTGTGATCAGATCCCAAATATATCTCGCTTCAACTGTAAATCTTTCTCAGAGATTTCAATGCAATCTAATGTGGATAACGTATTCTTTG ATATTATTGGTGAAATTGTTGGTATGAGTCAGATTAGTGAGAAAGATTGTTCCGGACAGAAGTCAAAGCTATTGGATATTCAGCAAAGAGATCTAAG TGACACTATCATGGAGTGTACTTTATGGGAGAATCACGCTGAAGATGTACATTCTTATGTTACCAAAAAAGCTGCAGGTCCTATAATATTACTTGGGAGTCTTATGagaatcaaaaaatttaatg gtaAAGTATCTGTTCAAAATTCTAGATTCTCTACAAAGTTGTTTCTTGATGGAGACCTATCTGAGGTTGCTGAATTTAAAATGCa GCTGCGCAATAGGAACTCAGATgatgtttttaaagtttatcATCTCATGACATCTGATTTGAGCAACAAAGTTGAAGATTCTTTCCCATTAAGTAGCTGGGAATCTATTGATCAGATTACTAAAAATTCTCAG GAAAATACTTGCGTTACTTTTGCAACAATTTTGGAATTTCGAAAAGACAAGGAATGGTACTATGTTGGATGCACACAGTGTTTCAAGAGGGTCATGCCCTTTTTTAATCTAGAAACAGAAGCAGTTGACCTCAACAAGTATTCATGCGATCATTGCAACAAGGACGAAACTTCAACAAGTATAAG CTCAtgtataaaagagagagagagagaacggtGA
- the LOC104778000 gene encoding uncharacterized protein LOC104778000, producing the protein MQFGLGQDLPGLVAHQSNFTRNEAWDDYNKCLDGLKLYMPSHLSTSSVTARYRDWWLKSVSEFLGSKEVQKEPRETFNARNTFDKYDDGDIDVSLKALPLIPVVQNLQEGFTVKRRRSRMRSLAKIYKIGALVNTLVSSGWKMNKTSGDLTNKRSSYESLHMKTACGNGNESSMDEEDVNMTISQIIRCGKKYSDADKPGGDASESLGKRSRRYLVADSDDDLGPCQNNASRKLEQRSEEDDETAKQPEKTRQRCDDVNGSNAEKKTMIDDRTKEAECWLHRDREKQRCIEKLCSEVKTGEDIDERLRQRKLAIKEIGVKLEARIMKVEKSLAKIRKWKTRPHNGHRNNSSRGAAWSDYNKPISAIEVCIPSRSMIPRVTTGFCEWWRKTFPEFQKYSSKEKGVVESAETSNARNIIVPSGSKMNIASNDEMDIAECLNKKRKGMEEARDKRRKYLNQAPETGSKTVAGESGKNMALIPFFGNKSSDPPLGVNKRALDIVVYGSNADLIDDGSKKPKCMEQDRDKRRKYTSQALEIGSKSMADESGNNIALIPFVGNKTSDPPLGGNEGVLDITVVYGSNADLIDDGSKKPECLLKEDGIIAGRSDEKLCSNEAEKEVDDSCEKRFEELKVMSSTLEETINKVSKKVTLMKERKVEKLRKIAAARFI; encoded by the exons ATGCAATTCGGGCTAGGGCAAGATCTGCCTGGTTTGGTTGCTCATCAGAGCAACTTCACAAGAAATGAAGCTTGGGATGATTACAATAAATGTCTTGATGGTTTAAAGTTGTACATGCCTTCTCATCTTTCTACAAGTTCTGTTACTGCGAGATACAGAGACTGGTGGCTGAAATCAGTTTCAGAGTTTTTGGGTTCTAAAGAGGTGCAGAAAGAGCCACGTGAAACTTTTAATGCAAGGAATACATTTGATAaatatgatgatggtgatatTGATGTATCTCTCAAggcattgcctttgattccagtGGTTCAGAATTTGCAAGAAGGTTTTACTGTAAAACGCCGAAGATCTAGGATGCGCAGCTTAGCAAAGATATATAAGATAGGTGCGTTGGTGAACACTCTTGTGTCTTCAGGTTGGAAGATGAACAAGACAAGTGGGGATTTGACAAACAAGAGAAGCAGTTACGAATCTTTGCACATGAAAACAGCTTGTGGCAATGGTAATGAGAGTTCtatggatgaagaagatgttaaCATGACCATTTCTCAAATCATCAGATGTGGGAAGAAGTATAGTGATGCAGATAAACCAGGAGGAGATGCTTCTGAATCACTCggaaaaagaagtagaagatatcTGGTGGCGGACAGTGATGATGATTTAGGGCCTTGTCAAAATAATGCTTCGAGAAAACTAGAACAAAGGagtgaagaggatgatgaaactGCAAAACAACCAGAAAAGACAAGGCAAAGATGTGATGATGTAAATGGAAGTAATGCAGAGAAGAAGACTATGATTGATGACAGAACGAAGGAAGCAGAGTGTTGGCTCCATAGAGATAGAGAAAAGCAGAGATGCATTGAAAAGCTTTGCAGTGAAGTTAAGACGGGAGAAGATATTGATGAAAGATTGAGGCAGAGAAAGCTTGCAATAAAGGAGATAGGAGTGAAGCTGGAGGCACGTATTATGAAGGTGGAGAAGAGTTTGGCCAAGATTAGAAAATGGAAAACCAGACCTCATAATGGTCACCGGAACAATTCCTCACGGGGTGCAGCTTGGAGTGATTATAACAAACCTATCAGTGCAATCGAAGTATGCATACCTTCCCGTTCTATGATACCTCGTGTTACCACGGGGTTCTGCGAGTGGTGGAGGAAGACGTTTCCAGAATTCCAGAAGTATTCTTCTAAGGAGAAGGGTGTTGTTGAATCAGCTGAAACATCGAATGCAAGAAACATCATTGTTCCTTCAGGCTCTAAGATGAACATTGCAAGCAATGATGAAATGGATATAGCTGAGTGTTTAAACAAGAAACGAAAAGGCATGGAGGAAGCTCGTGACAAGAGACGCAAGTACTTGAATCAAGCTCCTGAAACAG GTTCTAAAACAGTGGCTGGTGAAAGTGGAAAGAATATGGCATTGATCCCATTTTTTGGAAACAAATCTTCAGATCCTCCCCTTGGTGTTAATAAAAGAGCACTTGACATTGTTGTgtatggaagcaatgctgatcTGATCGATGATGGCAGCAAGAAACCAAAGTGCATGGAGCAAGATCGTGACAAGAGACGCAAGTACACAAGTCAAGCTCTTGAAATAG gttCTAAAAGTATGGCTGATGAAAGTGGAAACAATATTGCATTGATTCCATTTGTTGGAAACAAGACTTCAGATCCTCCCCTTGGTGGTAATGAAGGAGTACTTGACATCACTGTTGTGTATGGTAGCAATGCCGATCTGATCGATGATGGTAGCAAGAAACCAGAGTGTTTGCTCAAAGAAGATGGTATCATAGCAGGACGCTCAGATGAGAAGTTGTGCAGTAATGAAGCTGAGAAGGAAGTTGATGACTCATGCGAAAAGAGATTTGAAGAGCTGAAAGTGATGTCATCAACGTTAGAAGAGACTATTAATAAGGTATCAAAGAAGGTGACATTGATGAAAGAAAGGAAGGTCGAGAAACTGAGAAAAATTGCAGCAGCTCGTTTCATCTAG
- the LOC104778003 gene encoding transcriptional adapter ADA2a-like isoform X1 gives MNRQGGGGIEEEEEEMNRQEGGGQRLRSARPTTIHDCALSGGQRLRSEEMNAIPSFILLLRLNHGAPGSIAGKTLKSPRGLPRNLQPFGSDSLSKITPPIIYSGLDNWDVDGLLGADLLSEILADVWSCGVTLYVILVGAYPFEDPQETRDYPKTIQRILSVTYSIPEDLHLSPECRHLISRIFMADPATYGETPLHMAAKNGCNEAA, from the exons atgaaccGACAAGGCGGTGGtgggattgaagaagaagaagaagaaatgaaccGACAAGAAGGTGGTGGACAACGGCTGAGATCAGCTAGACCCACCACAATTCACGATTGTGCTCTCTCCGGTGGACAACGGCTGAGATCAGAAGAAATGAACGCAATCCCGTC TTTTATTCTGCTGCTGCGACTAAACCACGGTGCACCAGGCAGTATAGCCGGCAAAACACTAAAAAGTCCAAGAGGGTTACCCAGAAATTTGCAGCCCTTTGGTTCTGACTCGTTGTCAAAGATTACGCCTCCAATAATATATAGCGGTTTGGACAATTGGGATGTTGATGGTCTCCTTGGGGCTGACTTGCTCTCTGAGATC CTTGCAGATGTATGGTCATGTGGCGTAACCTTATATGTAATATTGGTTGGAGCTTATCCATTTGAGGATCCACAAGAGACAAGAGATTATCCAAAGACAATACAG AGAATCCTTAGTGTCACATACTCAATCCCAGAGGACTTACACCTTTCACCTGAATGTCGACATCTAATATCAAGGATTTTCATGGCTGATCCTGCAACA TATGGTGAGACTCCATTGCACATGGCAGCCAAGAATGGTTGTAATGAAGCTGCTTGA
- the LOC104778003 gene encoding SNF1-related protein kinase catalytic subunit alpha KIN10-like isoform X2, with protein sequence MYHKPLHVSAGNGSIAGKTLKSPRGLPRNLQPFGSDSLSKITPPIIYSGLDNWDVDGLLGADLLSEILADVWSCGVTLYVILVGAYPFEDPQETRDYPKTIQRILSVTYSIPEDLHLSPECRHLISRIFMADPATYGETPLHMAAKNGCNEAA encoded by the exons ATGTATCATAAGCCACTTCATGTTTCTGCTGGTAATG GCAGTATAGCCGGCAAAACACTAAAAAGTCCAAGAGGGTTACCCAGAAATTTGCAGCCCTTTGGTTCTGACTCGTTGTCAAAGATTACGCCTCCAATAATATATAGCGGTTTGGACAATTGGGATGTTGATGGTCTCCTTGGGGCTGACTTGCTCTCTGAGATC CTTGCAGATGTATGGTCATGTGGCGTAACCTTATATGTAATATTGGTTGGAGCTTATCCATTTGAGGATCCACAAGAGACAAGAGATTATCCAAAGACAATACAG AGAATCCTTAGTGTCACATACTCAATCCCAGAGGACTTACACCTTTCACCTGAATGTCGACATCTAATATCAAGGATTTTCATGGCTGATCCTGCAACA TATGGTGAGACTCCATTGCACATGGCAGCCAAGAATGGTTGTAATGAAGCTGCTTGA
- the LOC104778003 gene encoding SNF1-related protein kinase catalytic subunit alpha KIN10-like isoform X3 — protein MYHKPLHVSAGSIAGKTLKSPRGLPRNLQPFGSDSLSKITPPIIYSGLDNWDVDGLLGADLLSEILADVWSCGVTLYVILVGAYPFEDPQETRDYPKTIQRILSVTYSIPEDLHLSPECRHLISRIFMADPATYGETPLHMAAKNGCNEAA, from the exons ATGTATCATAAGCCACTTCATGTTTCTGCTG GCAGTATAGCCGGCAAAACACTAAAAAGTCCAAGAGGGTTACCCAGAAATTTGCAGCCCTTTGGTTCTGACTCGTTGTCAAAGATTACGCCTCCAATAATATATAGCGGTTTGGACAATTGGGATGTTGATGGTCTCCTTGGGGCTGACTTGCTCTCTGAGATC CTTGCAGATGTATGGTCATGTGGCGTAACCTTATATGTAATATTGGTTGGAGCTTATCCATTTGAGGATCCACAAGAGACAAGAGATTATCCAAAGACAATACAG AGAATCCTTAGTGTCACATACTCAATCCCAGAGGACTTACACCTTTCACCTGAATGTCGACATCTAATATCAAGGATTTTCATGGCTGATCCTGCAACA TATGGTGAGACTCCATTGCACATGGCAGCCAAGAATGGTTGTAATGAAGCTGCTTGA